The following is a genomic window from Solanum stenotomum isolate F172 chromosome 4, ASM1918654v1, whole genome shotgun sequence.
CCTGAACGATGTAGGAAAAGGGAATAACTTATAGTTGAGGTGTGTGATAAATAGTTGATGATAGTTCAGGTAGATAAAGTGAACATGTGATAGTTCATATAGAAAACTCGCAAAAAAGTGATACATCAGGAATGCTAGAATACGTGTGTTTTCGAGCAAGTTCCTCTTGTATCAATGCATTCTTTATATCTTCTTGACTAACAAGAGATTTATGGTATGTTTGAATACTGCAGGAAAATTCTTGTGGATATGTGGAGGAGAATTCAGTTGGGGTTCATTATGCATCCATAGAGCAATAGTAGATGCCTTGAATCTCTTGttagtttttcttttccttctggTCGGTCTTGTGAGAAAATTCAGACTTACTAGTGGTGGTTATAGGAGGGACGGGATGGCTATAGGAGTTTCTGTTTGTTGTGCTCTTGTAAGCATTGTGTATTTTGGTCTTGGTTTATGGAAACTTATTAGTAGTAAAGATGGCAGTGTTAGTCATCTAAGTTGGTTACAATGCTTTGTTTGCGGAATAATTTGGATCAGTTTAACTGTATCATTGCTTGTTCAAGGATCTAAATGGATTCAAATACTGATATCTTCTTGGTGGGTGATTTTCTTTCTGTTGATTTCCACTCTTAATAGTGAAGTTTCCATGAAAACGCGCAGCGTCCCAATACTAGACCTGGTGACATGGTTAgtcactttcttgatattcttttATGCCTTACTTACCTTTCATCACATCATTTCTCAATCCTCATCGAAACAGAGTTTGTTGGAACCTCTACTCGTTGATCGACCTGATGACAAACAAATTAGTATAGGAAAGGCTAGTCTTTTTGGCAGATTGTTATTTTCTTGGGTTAATGGTTTGCTTGGCCTAGGAAACTCAAAAACTTTAGCTCTTGAAGATATTCCTTGTCTAGGATATGAAGATGAAGCCATCTTAGCCTATGAGCAATTGTCTCGTGAATGGAAATCTCTCCAAGGAGAAGACAATTCAGAGGACTTGCTCATTAAGGCCATAGCAAGAGTTTACTGGAAAGAAATGGTTCTTGCAGGAGCATTAGTATTTCTTAGGATTGTTGCTGTTGTAGTTTCTCCTTTAATGCTATATGCATTCGTGGCTTATTCAAGTAGCAAGACAAGAACCTTTGTTAAAGGTGTTCTCTTATTGGGGTGCTTGGTTGTTGACAAGCTTGTTGATTCTCTTTCTTCTCGACATTTCTTTTTCTACTCGAGAAGGGTTGGTATGAGAATAAGATCAGCTCTAATGGTGGCGGTTTATCAAAAACAGCTCAAGCTCTCGAGTTTAGGAAGGCGTAGGCATTCAACTGGAGAGATAGTGAACTACATTTCTGTGGATGCTTACCGGATGGGAGAAGCTCTGATGTGGTTTCACACAGGATGGAGCTCTGGcctacaaatatttttatccaTTGGTGTACTTTTCGGAGTTGTAGGACTCGGGGCAATTCCAGGTTTAGTACCCCTCATTATCTGTGGGTTGCTGAATGTGCCATTTGCAAAGATACTTCAAAAATGTCAGACTGAATTTATGATTGCCCAAGATAAACGTCTCAGGTTCATGTCTGAGATTCTCAATAGTATGAAGATAATCAAGTTACAGTCATGGGAAGAAcacttcaagaactcaattgACTCGCATAGGGAGGAGGAATTCAAGTGGTTGGCTGATACTCAGATTAAGAAAACCTATAGCACTTTACTGTATTGGATGTCCCCAACAATCGTCTCATGTGTCATCTTCTTAGGACTTGTGTTTTTCAGGAGTGCCCCGTTTAATGCTGCTACGATTTTCACTGTGTTGGCGGCATTAAGGACCATGTCAGAACCTGTTAGATATCTACCAGAAGCGCTGTCAGCTGTGATTCAAGTCAAAGTTTCTTTCGATAGGATAAATAGTTTCCTACTTGAAGATGAAATCAAACCGGAGGATATAGTGAAATCTCCTCGGGAGGATTCAGATCGTAGTGTTTGTATAGTAGATGGTCATTTCACCTGGGATCCCGAGTCACCTGATGCATTgcttaaaaatttgaattttcaagCAAGAAGAGGACAAAAGATTGCAGTTTGTGGACCAGTTGGTGCTGGGAAATCATCATTTCTATATGCCATACTTGGAGAAATGCCAAAAACTGCAGGAACAGTGAGTCGTAACGCAATCCTCATATCATGAACTTCTTAAGTATCTCCTATAATTGACTTCAACTCTCCTTACAATTGTTTCTAGGTACATGTATATGGATCCATAGCTTATGTCTCTCAGACCGCTTGGATCCAGAGTGGAACAGTCCGTGATAACATACTGTTTGGGAAGTCAATGGATGAAAACAAGTATCATGAAGCGGTAAAGGTATCTGCTCTAGACAAAGATATTGATAGTTTTGACTATGGTGACCTCACGGAGATAGGTCAGCGAGGGCTGAATATGAGTGGAGGACAGAAGCAGAGGATTCAACTTGCTCGAGCTGTATATAGTGATGCTGATATCTATGTTCTTGATGATCCTTTTAGCGCCGTAGATGCACACACAGCAGCAACTCTTTTTAATGTGAGGTTAACTGTGAAAATTTGTTTATCATGCATGCGCACATTTACTGACCAAAGAAACAACAACATTTTCTTGTTTGGACATAATTGCAGGATTGTGTTATGACTGCTCTGAAGAATAAAACAGTTATTCTTGTTACTCATCAAGTCGAGTTCCTCTCCGAGGTTGACCAAATTCTGGTAACTAATGTGGACTAGTTAGAATCTTTTTCCAGCTCGTATTCATTTATTGCACGTCAATTATCTATAGTTATTTTGCTTATTGTTTTACCAGGTAATGGAAGGTGGACAAATTACTCAATCAGGAAGTTATAATGAGCTATTGATGTCTGGGATGGCCTTTGAACAGCTTGTGAATGCTCACAGAGATGCTGTAGCTGGACTTGATCCTCGAACCTATAAAGATGAATCGCATGAGCTAGAAGAGACTGACATCATAAAAGAAAACAGCCAAAAAGAAGTTACATTAAATCCCGGAATACAATTGACAcatgaggaagaaaaagaaagtgaaagtgCAGTGTGGAAGATCTTCCAAGACTATGTCGTAATCTCTAAAGGAACGCTCTTCCTTTGTTCCAACATACTTACTCAGGCTGGATTTGTTGCTCTTCAGGCTGCTGCAAGTTACTGGCTAGCAGTTGCAATTCAAAGTCCTAAAATTAGTCATATCATGGTTATTGGTGTCTATAGTTCAGTGTCATTAGTTAGTGCATTTTTCGTGTACCTCAGATCTCTATTTGCAGCTCTTCTGGGATTAAAAGCATCTAAAGCCTTCTTTTCTGGTTTCACAAATTCTATTTTCAATGCTCCTATGTTGTTCTTCGACTCTACCCCAGTTGGGCGGATATTAACCCGGGTAACATTTTGTTCTTTTGCACATATGACTACGGAAAATACTGTGACATGAACAAGTTTCACTGATTGTTGTCTACTAATCTGGATCCTCAGGCTTCATCAGATTTGAGTGTATTAGATTACGACATCCCATTCTCCTATGCATTTGTGATGGCTGCTGGAATGGAGTTGCTTGTAACAATTGGCATTATGGCCTCAGTGACATGGCAGGTTCTCCTTGTGGGCATCATTGCTACAGTGGGCTCAAAATATGTCCAGGTTAAGTTTCATTTCCGCTAAATACTTTTAATCGTAAAGCTAAGATAAGTTGCTAATTtgtactaatattttttctgtATCTGAAGGGACATTATCAACCCTCTGCCCAGGAGCTGATGAGAATCAATGGGACAACAAAGGCTCCTGTTATGAATTATGTAACTGAGACATCACTTGGAGTTGCCACAATAAGATCATTTGGAGCAGTAGACAGATTCTTTCAAAACTACCTAAAACTTGTCGATGCAGATGCAAAAGTTTTTCTTTGCTCCAATGGTGCACTGGAGTGGTTAGTTTTGAGAACCGAAGCACTTCAAAACATCACTCTATTCACCGCCTCTTTTCTCCTAGTTTTGATCCCAAAGGGTTATGTCTCTACAGGTAGTCATTTCTGTTATTTGCACCAGTTGATATTAACATCTTTCTATGGAGGTGTTTAGAGATTTCTCCAAGTTGTTTATAGTTTTTTCTCTTGCTTTCATTCAGGGCTTGTCGGACTCTCTCTTTCTTATGCATTGGCACTTACCAATACTCAAGTTTTCTTAAGCAGATGGTATAGCAACTTAGCTAACTATGTCATTTCAGCTGAAAGGATCAAACAGTTCATGTGTATACCTCCTGAGCCTCCAGCAATTGTGGAAGACAATAGGCCACCGTCATCGTGGCCTACCAAGGGTAGAGTAGAATTGTTGGATCTTAAGGTGGGCTAATTACAAATTGTAGTCTTACACATACTCAACAAACATCTGGAAACGGATGTTGCCTCTGTGATTAGGATGCAGTTCCTGAACACTTCACTGTAACAGTTAGTAAATATTGTGCATCATATTATATCTAACCACTACAGTTCTTGTTCGATTGCAGATTAGATATCGTCCAAATGCTCCATTAGTTCTCAAAGGGATAACTTGCACTTTCCGTGAGGGGACTAGAGTAGGAGTTGTAGGAAGGACAGGAAGTGGCAAAACGACACTTATAAGCACGCTGTTTCGCCTGGTAGAGCCTTACAGTGGGCAAGTTATCATAGATGACATTAACATTTGTTCTATAGGTCTCAAGGATTTAAGATCAAAACTCAGCATCATTCCTCAAGAACCAACACTTTTCAAGGGGAGCGTTCGAACAAATTTGGACCCTTTGGGTCTCTATTCTGATGAAGAGATATGGAAGGTAAATTCTGTAACTCATCGACACAAAACTCGCCAATTTTCgtataatattttgaacaataCTTATGGTTTACAGGCTCTAGAGAAATGCCAGCTTAAGGCTACAATTAGTACACTGCCAAACCTGTTAGACTCCTCTGGTGAGTTACATTTCAACAAATATAGTACTAACAAATACGAACAATTATTATCTTTTTGACTTGTGTGACAAATCATGTACTTATTATGTTTGAGTTTGCATTCAACAGTCAGTGATGAAGGCGAAAACTGGAGTATGGGGCAACGACAACTCTTCTGTTTAGGCAGGGTCCTTTTGAGGAGGAACAGAAtcctagtattggatgaagcaACCGCCTCTATCGACTCGGCTACTGATGCAATTCTGCAGAGAATTATAAGAGAAGAATTCTCTAACTGCACAGTAATAACTGTTGCTCACAGAGTTCCTACTGTCCTAGACAGTGACATGGTCATGGTCCTTTCTTTTGGTATGTTTTATTTATAGTTGTAAACATGGAGTATCAGTTTCAGTATCAAAGATGTCTAATGCAAATTTGGTGATTATTATTGTAGGGGAGCTTGTGGAGTATGATCAACCCTCAAGACTCATGCAAACCAATTCTTCTTTTGCTAAACTTGTGGCAGAATATTGGTCCAGCTGCAGAAGGAGTTCTCTTCAGAAACTGGATAGCTACCATATTAgctagttcttttttttttggtgggggggggggggggNCGGGTTCCATCTGGTGTCCGATATATGTATTGA
Proteins encoded in this region:
- the LOC125862483 gene encoding ABC transporter C family member 8 isoform X1, which translates into the protein MASAHTLQLGKFLWICGGEFSWGSLCIHRAIVDALNLLLVFLFLLVGLVRKFRLTSGGYRRDGMAIGVSVCCALVSIVYFGLGLWKLISSKDGSVSHLSWLQCFVCGIIWISLTVSLLVQGSKWIQILISSWWVIFFLLISTLNSEVSMKTRSVPILDLVTWLVTFLIFFYALLTFHHIISQSSSKQSLLEPLLVDRPDDKQISIGKASLFGRLLFSWVNGLLGLGNSKTLALEDIPCLGYEDEAILAYEQLSREWKSLQGEDNSEDLLIKAIARVYWKEMVLAGALVFLRIVAVVVSPLMLYAFVAYSSSKTRTFVKGVLLLGCLVVDKLVDSLSSRHFFFYSRRVGMRIRSALMVAVYQKQLKLSSLGRRRHSTGEIVNYISVDAYRMGEALMWFHTGWSSGLQIFLSIGVLFGVVGLGAIPGLVPLIICGLLNVPFAKILQKCQTEFMIAQDKRLRFMSEILNSMKIIKLQSWEEHFKNSIDSHREEEFKWLADTQIKKTYSTLLYWMSPTIVSCVIFLGLVFFRSAPFNAATIFTVLAALRTMSEPVRYLPEALSAVIQVKVSFDRINSFLLEDEIKPEDIVKSPREDSDRSVCIVDGHFTWDPESPDALLKNLNFQARRGQKIAVCGPVGAGKSSFLYAILGEMPKTAGTVHVYGSIAYVSQTAWIQSGTVRDNILFGKSMDENKYHEAVKVSALDKDIDSFDYGDLTEIGQRGLNMSGGQKQRIQLARAVYSDADIYVLDDPFSAVDAHTAATLFNDCVMTALKNKTVILVTHQVEFLSEVDQILVMEGGQITQSGSYNELLMSGMAFEQLVNAHRDAVAGLDPRTYKDESHELEETDIIKENSQKEVTLNPGIQLTHEEEKESESAVWKIFQDYVVISKGTLFLCSNILTQAGFVALQAAASYWLAVAIQSPKISHIMVIGVYSSVSLVSAFFVYLRSLFAALLGLKASKAFFSGFTNSIFNAPMLFFDSTPVGRILTRASSDLSVLDYDIPFSYAFVMAAGMELLVTIGIMASVTWQVLLVGIIATVGSKYVQGHYQPSAQELMRINGTTKAPVMNYVTETSLGVATIRSFGAVDRFFQNYLKLVDADAKVFLCSNGALEWLVLRTEALQNITLFTASFLLVLIPKGYVSTGLVGLSLSYALALTNTQVFLSRWYSNLANYVISAERIKQFMCIPPEPPAIVEDNRPPSSWPTKGRVELLDLKIRYRPNAPLVLKGITCTFREGTRVGVVGRTGSGKTTLISTLFRLVEPYSGQVIIDDINICSIGLKDLRSKLSIIPQEPTLFKGSVRTNLDPLGLYSDEEIWKVNSVTHRHKTRQFSYNILNNTYGLQALEKCQLKATISTLPNLLDSSVSDEGENWSMGQRQLFCLGRVLLRRNRILVLDEATASIDSATDAILQRIIREEFSNCTVITVAHRVPTVLDSDMVMVLSFGELVEYDQPSRLMQTNSSFAKLVAEYWSSCRRSSLQKLDSYHIS
- the LOC125862483 gene encoding ABC transporter C family member 8 isoform X2, whose translation is MASAHTLQLGKFLWICGGEFSWGSLCIHRAIVDALNLLLVFLFLLVGLVRKFRLTSGGYRRDGMAIGVSVCCALVSIVYFGLGLWKLISSKDGSVSHLSWLQCFVCGIIWISLTVSLLVQGSKWIQILISSWWVIFFLLISTLNSEVSMKTRSVPILDLVTWLVTFLIFFYALLTFHHIISQSSSKQSLLEPLLVDRPDDKQISIGKASLFGRLLFSWVNGLLGLGNSKTLALEDIPCLGYEDEAILAYEQLSREWKSLQGEDNSEDLLIKAIARVYWKEMVLAGALVFLRIVAVVVSPLMLYAFVAYSSSKTRTFVKGVLLLGCLVVDKLVDSLSSRHFFFYSRRVGMRIRSALMVAVYQKQLKLSSLGRRRHSTGEIVNYISVDAYRMGEALMWFHTGWSSGLQIFLSIGVLFGVVGLGAIPGLVPLIICGLLNVPFAKILQKCQTEFMIAQDKRLRFMSEILNSMKIIKLQSWEEHFKNSIDSHREEEFKWLADTQIKKTYSTLLYWMSPTIVSCVIFLGLVFFRSAPFNAATIFTVLAALRTMSEPVRYLPEALSAVIQVKVSFDRINSFLLEDEIKPEDIVKSPREDSDRSVCIVDGHFTWDPESPDALLKNLNFQARRGQKIAVCGPVGAGKSSFLYAILGEMPKTAGTVHVYGSIAYVSQTAWIQSGTVRDNILFGKSMDENKYHEAVKVSALDKDIDSFDYGDLTEIGQRGLNMSGGQKQRIQLARAVYSDADIYVLDDPFSAVDAHTAATLFNDCVMTALKNKTVILVTHQVEFLSEVDQILVMEGGQITQSGSYNELLMSGMAFEQLVNAHRDAVAGLDPRTYKDESHELEETDIIKENSQKEVTLNPGIQLTHEEEKESESAVWKIFQDYVVISKGTLFLCSNILTQAGFVALQAAASYWLAVAIQSPKISHIMVIGVYSSVSLVSAFFVYLRSLFAALLGLKASKAFFSGFTNSIFNAPMLFFDSTPVGRILTRASSDLSVLDYDIPFSYAFVMAAGMELLVTIGIMASVTWQVLLVGIIATVGSKYVQGHYQPSAQELMRINGTTKAPVMNYVTETSLGVATIRSFGAVDRFFQNYLKLVDADAKVFLCSNGALEWLVLRTEALQNITLFTASFLLVLIPKGYVSTGLVGLSLSYALALTNTQVFLSRWYSNLANYVISAERIKQFMCIPPEPPAIVEDNRPPSSWPTKGRVELLDLKIRYRPNAPLVLKGITCTFREGTRVGVVGRTGSGKTTLISTLFRLVEPYSGQVIIDDINICSIGLKDLRSKLSIIPQEPTLFKGSVRTNLDPLGLYSDEEIWKALEKCQLKATISTLPNLLDSSVSDEGENWSMGQRQLFCLGRVLLRRNRILVLDEATASIDSATDAILQRIIREEFSNCTVITVAHRVPTVLDSDMVMVLSFGELVEYDQPSRLMQTNSSFAKLVAEYWSSCRRSSLQKLDSYHIS